The following coding sequences are from one Gadus macrocephalus chromosome 3, ASM3116895v1 window:
- the aars2 gene encoding alanine--tRNA ligase, mitochondrial isoform X2: MNILVHLKGLGGHLRRSYSTKLSSKNVRQTFIDFFEQKHQHLYVPSSPVRPRGDPSLLFVNAGMNQFKPILLGTVDPRSEMARYRRVVNSQKCVRAGGKHNDLDDVGRDIYHHTFFEMMGSWSFGDYFKEEACAMAWSLLTEHYGMSPDRLYVSYFSGDAASGLPADEETRHIWLDIGVQKDRILPFGLQENFWEMGDTGPCGPCSEIHYDHLGGRDASPLVNTDSPEVVELWNLVFMQYNREADGSLRPLPQQSVDTGLGLERLLAVLQDKRSNYDTDLFSPLLDHIHQVSRCGPYGGRVAPGLEGRVDMAYRVVADHVRTLAVCIADGVSPGMSGPELVLRRILRRAVRFSTEVLQAPQGALGSLVPTVVQVLGDAYPELHRHQEQIVSVIDDNEDQFLSSLQQGVRIINKTAPLPSNHNSQPLFPGTWASPWTCCSSSWRRGGCRWTRFCWNSCWPETTSVAQNQPWRQKVRPIWTSTPWRRSSSRESNTRTRVQSTCTTCTTADMFSQNALRR; encoded by the exons ATGAATATTTTAGTGCATTTGAAAGGTCTGGGAGGACATCTAAGGAGGTCATACTCCACCAAGTTGTCCTCTAAAAATGTTCGCCAGACATTTATAGATTTTTTTGAACAGAAACACCAACATCTGTATGTCCCCTCGTCCCCCGTCCGACCGCGGGGGGACCCCAGCCTCCTGTTCGTTAACGCCGGGATGAACCAG TTCAAGCCTATCCTGCTGGGGACCGTGGACCCTCGCAGTGAGATGGCCCGTTACCGGCGGGTGGTCAACAGTCAGAAGTGTGTCCGGGCCGGCGGGAAGCACAACGACCTGGACGACGTGGGGCGGGACATCTACCACCACACCTTCTTCGAGATGATGGGGAGCTGGTCCTTCGGCGACTACTTTAAG GAGGAAGCATGTGCCATGGCCTGGAGTCTGCTCACCGAGCATTATGGTATGTCTCCAGACCGCCTCTACGTTTCCTACTTCTCTGGAGACGCAGCGAGTGGACTGCCTGCGGACGAAGAGACACGACACATCTGGCTGGACATTGG ggtgCAAAAGGATCGCATTCTCCCGTTCGGTCTGCAGGAGAACTTCTGGGAGATGGGGGACACGGGGCCCTGCGGCCCCTGCTCAGAGATCCACTACGACCACCTGGGGGGCCGAGACGCCAGCCCTCTGGTCAACACAGACAGCCCCGAGGTGGTGGAGCTCTGGAACCTGGTGTTCATGCAGTACAACAG GGAGGCGGACGGCAGCTtgcggcccctcccccagcagAGTGTGGACACTGGCCTGGGTCTGGAGCGCCTGCTAGCCGTGCTGCAGGACAAGCGCTCCAACTACGACACCGACCTCTtcagccccctgctggaccacatcCACCAG GTGTCGCGCTGCGGGCCGTACGGAGGCCGCGTGGCCCCGGGGTTGGAGGGCCGCGTGGACATGGCGTACCGCGTGGTCGCCGACCACGTCCGCACCCTCGCCGTTTGCATCGCCGACGGAGTCTCCCCCGGCATGTCGGGACCCGA gcttgTTTTGAGGAGGATTCTGAGGCGAGCGGTCCGGTTCTCCACCGAGGTCCTCCAGGCCCCCCAGGGAGCTCTGGGGAGCCTGGTGCCCACCGTGGTCCAGGTGctg GGTGATGCCTACCCAGAGCTTCACAGACACCAGGAACAG ATCGTGTCAGTCATTGACGATAATGAGGACCAGTTCTTGAGCTCTCTGCAGCAGGGAGTCAGGATCATCAACAAGACTGCACCGTTACCTAGCAACCACAACAGCCAACCCCTGTTTCCAG GAACCTGGGCTTCCCCCTGGACCTGCTGCAGCTcatcctggaggagagggggctgCAGGTGGACCAGGTTCTGCTGGAACAGCTGCTGGCCAGAAACCACAAG cgtgGCTCAGAACCAGCCGTGGCGTCAGAAAGTGAGACCCATCTGGACGTCCACACCCTGGCGTCGCTCAAGCAGCAGGGAATCAAACACACGGACCAGAGTCCAAAGTACCTGTACAACCTGCACAACGGCCGATATG ttttcccagaatgcactgcggcGGTGA